Below is a genomic region from Carassius carassius chromosome 50, fCarCar2.1, whole genome shotgun sequence.
taaaatttacaaaaactaaactaaacaactaacaacaaaagcaaccataaaacagtctatatttttaattattcatgccccaTTGCATGATGGGAAATACGGGATCATAACTTTGGtatttacttaaagaatccttgtaaaaataacaaacggttccaagtaaaatatacttatgagttttaactttaatttctacttaggcagttccatttgaatttagttatgtatttaagtaaaataaataaaaacgaaacctcaagtagcttattgaattaaacgtgaaatttttaaataaaaagaaaaagcagtatttgtttgtaaaatgtacttaaCTGATACTATCTTTATTTACAAGTTCAAAacatcactttttacagtgcagcATATGTTGTAATACAGTATGTTGATGGCCCCTCAAGCTGATCTATTCCAGCTGATCTATTCTATGATCAACTCTCAatttttaaaggagcattgcgtaggttctgaaatttctaaccgttactgacaccagtggccgttagaggaactgcagccagtctcatgctagttctcagtgcgcacgctcttttttttttttttttaattcgagtagtgtccgtgggtgtctgaattgtggtGGAaactggtcgcttctttccaatCCGCatagtccatttgaaaacactattgccgctgcttactataatggctggcttgccgtacggttgtaagcccaagtagacgagaactcgcatgacgtcacattttatgaattttcgcgccaattcgggcccgactcctccacacataATTGAGCCTACAGGATGATAGAgacaaccgtggtggacagtcgaggtgtcattcttttttttacatcatggttggctcatacatgtactaatgaaaactctatcttaaagatttttttaagtaaaaacctccacatagctcctttaattaATCAAAAGCAGCAAGCATTCCATTGACAAAGTGGGCTCAGCAGTGAAATCAATAACTCAAATCCATAGAAAAGCCACCGAAACAGAGAttctaaatattgcattctaACATCATGTTCACTGAAATCAGACCACTCACTTCCAGTGTTTAAACACGGTGTAACCGGTTTCACTCAGCTTTTAATAAACACAGTGTGACCCGAAGAGAACAAATAGCACGAAAGGCATGAAATCAATCACCAATGTACATCTAACCTACATTTACCTCAGCGTTCAAACAAGTTCTTCAGAATCATAcagaaagtttttgtttgcagatTCGTCACTTTTGATTGCATCGATTCACTTTTGATCTTCACATTGATCTTCACATTGGAGATTCTTtgatgcacaaacacaaacagaaggAAATGTTTCAATTGTTCGTTTAAGCATAAACTGCTATTTTTGATTCAATAACAACACCTCAAAAACAAGTTCTTTCTGATTTGTTGGGCATGTCACATTCACGTCACATGCATTGTTTCTTCACCGTTCTCGCGTGTAAACATCGTACAGCAGTCTGGTCCACGACCAGATTTTTACGAACAATTTAAAGACATGCATTTATATTACAATGCATGTGTTTTATGATCATAACAATTTATGTAGCACTAGTTTTATGAACTATTTACATGGAAATTATGTTCGTGTATTAAGAATCGCTATTACTTacgcaaaaaaatttttttataggaaaataaattaaataggaAATTCATTCTGCCTGTTTAAACGTAACAGTACTCAAAtgattttaataatcatttacaCAAATTTGTTTTGTATGCATTTCATGAAACGACAGTTTACATAAGAATGATTTTACAAACATTGTATGTAAATTCGTGAATGAATGAAGCCAATTCATTACAGCTCTCAAAATGTAAACATACGAAATTAAACCATGAAGTAAAAACATAAAGGCAGCAATAACcaaagtttcatttttgtttcatacAACATGCTGTTTTTACATGTAAGAATTATTTGTCTGGTTTATTTATACTTTTGGGTAGGCTATGATTTGTTCTTAAACTGTTAGCAAAGAGCATGCTCCGGTTAGCAGCAGTTGGGCAGAGTTGGCAGGAACTTCCGGAAGAACTTCCTGAACTCTGTGTTGAAGATGGTGTAGATGACGGGGTTGAGGGCGCTGTTGACGTAGCCTAGCCAGGTCACGATGCTAGTGACGCTGCTGGGGATGTAGCAGTCTTCACAGACAGCCCTCATCGTGTGCACTACGAAGAACGGCGTCCAGCAGAACAGGAAGGCACCTGGAGATGACACATCAACGTTTTTTCTCTTCAGTAAAATGCTGTTAAGTGCACTACACTTTATAAACCatgagcatttaaagtggcagtcGACAAAACTTCAGCACACTTAATAGTAAATACAATAGTAAATGTTACTTTTAGGCAAAAATGTTTCTTTGCTACTTTAATGATAAattatctgtcttttttttattaataaaaataaatgtttaagaaTGTCATGTTAATTGTCTCcttcaaacaaactaaaaaactaTGAATTtcaaagtatataatatatacaaattatataatataatatatatatatatatatatatatatatatatactcaaattAGACGATAATATGTCTTATAGGGTCAGAATGTTGGTTGCACTctgttaaatgtgtattttaataataaatgaccCATCAATTAATCATGTgagtaattcgatttttttttgaaaaaacatGTACATTTTCTCCAAAAAGctgcataataaaaaatatatatatttctactttatttttttttatataaaaattacattatacattttctaattttctaaataatcatttatttatatgggAAGAATATTGGTTGGGCCCTATCAAGCAGCATTAAATACaatcatctttttttatatacataacatTTTTCAACAGGTTTCTTGTAAATGTACTGAAGAACATGTCATGGtattttctctttaaaaaaatctgcaaatcgaaggtcataaaaaaaaaaacagtcaataaTGAATACATTTCCAACTATTTCAGTATCATTAATTAATCATCAtcaataatttaattaatgttttgagagtttatCTATTACTTTTCATAAACAACACAGGGAGAACAAAATTTTAGTAGAGTTTAGTAAAAACTTGCCCCTGGATTTTCTCAACATAAAAATATTGGATGGAGATTTATAAGGGAAAGTGAATAGTTTAGGTGCTGTAACTGGCCTCCATTTCTttcttcataattatttttttaccattttttaaatGGCCCTGAGATGTGACAGAATATTTGTACCTCAATTGTAGTCTCTTAGTTAATATGGGTTCATCGGATCTAGAGTATAACAGGACTTGATGTATTTCATGTCTTCTTACCTACTACAACAGGAAGCACCCTCATTGCTTTCCTCTCCCTCCCATTTATTTTGGCTCTCTTCTTTTGCCGGTTCTGGTTTCGATGTTCATGGTAGTTCCCACCGGGATAGGCGAGCATGCACACGGGGTCAGGGCTGTCAGGCTCCTGCTCCAGCTCCTCTAAGGTACTGTCAGACAGATCTTTCTTGATGACGGGCGGCAGGCCGGACAGCGGCTGCAGGGACGAGGCGGCCTCCTGAAGCTTTCTGCAGGCCTTCATGCTGCTCCTCAGCTTGGCTTTCCGTGCTTCCTCCCAGTTCCTCAGGCCCCGAAACATCCCGCAGTACAGCACGAGCATGATGGGGCACGGCATGAAAAACGAACAGACGGAGGAATACACCACGTAGTTGTTGTCCTCCAGCTTGCATTCGCTGTGGTCCCGGTTGGGGACCTTGTTGACTCCGAACATCACTGGGGAGGCCACGGCCGAGGCCAGGATCCATGTGGCAGAAAGCAGGACAATCTGTCGCTGATCCACGTGTTTGCGGTTGTAATTAAGAGGGATGGAGACTGCGATGAACCTGGAGCCAGCCATATGAGGTATTACAAGACAATCCATGCAAAGCTagtaaagggttaattcaccccaaaataaaaaaaaccccataaataattcaccttgaagtcatcctaggtgtatatgactttcttcttttcatacagttatttaaaaaatagtctTTCAAGATCGTTCAAGCTGTTTGATTGCACTACAtcggtccatgagaagtttaataaaaagctcatccattaaaAAGCCATCATACTCATACTGCTTCGATTACAACTGTGAGGgcaagctagattcaagtgataattacgttttgaatatggatatttttcttacaaaaatgcatctattcactacagaaggcctttgtaaCCCCCTAAGCAGTGTGAGAcacattttttaatgaatgagCTTTCTATTAAACTTCTTATGGACCGATGCAGTGcaatcaaacagcttgaaagatcttgaaagacaatttttaaaataactctgactggattcatatgaaagaagaaagtcacatacaccaaggatgacttcagggtgagtttATTATggcttaatttgtatttttggatgaactaaccctttaaatcaacATAGAAATGTTCTTGACTCCTGATGAGCACATTGCTTTTATCATTATTTGCCAGCAAAGCCACATCTCTTATTCGCTGATTGAGCTGACCCAGTTATGTGTTGACCTAATTTTCCCCTGAACCCTCAACATCTAATCAGATAATAACACTCATAtccaatgtgtgtgttttttataaaGTGACTCCAGTTTAAGATAAGCATAAAGGTGAATCTCATAAAACAAGTGaaatgtccaggtcatatttcaccctgaAATCTAcgttgagaaatatatatatatatatatatatatatatatatagatagatatatcaaAGACACAATGTGTGCAACAGGTTGAAGTCAGACCCACCTGTCTATGCTGATGGCACAGAGGTTAAATATAGAGGCGGTGCAGAGCATGACATCCATGGTCATCAGTCCATCACATAGGGTCATATTGAGGGACCAAACCCCATCCTGGAACTGAGAAGAGAGAAAATCATCATCTTTTACTCTTCACCCATCTGTTGCTTCTCTGTCACTTTCTCATTGCTCTCGGACCGCTTTCACCTTCTCCTATAACTCTGTGTTCTTAGAGCCACAGTGGAGCGACCGTGAAACCTTAATTTCCTTATTATCAGCTTGGCGTTGTCACAACAACCAatccaaacagacacacacacacatctcatgcTCCGGGGCTGATGGTAATTTAGTGTCTGATATGCATGCCGCAgtctaaaaaaagaaataaaacagcaGAGAGGAGGATTTAATGGCATTTTAATTATTGGCCAGGAGAAAAGGACAGATTCTTAATTGCTTTTTGGTAATGGCCTCTCTCCCATGCCAACGAGCCACATTCAACCTACAAGTGGAAACCATGAGATAATGGTGAGGGTGCTCATGTAAAATTGTAATTAAGCCACAGCTGACTCACTAGAGCATATTTTCTCCGTGCTCTTGACCTGAGGAGCCATTAGCCGTAAGCTTTGCTCCTGGTTACTTTGTCCCCACTGTCCGGGGCCCTCAGTATCCAGTTTAGGGGATACGGTAACCCCGAAACCATGCCTGAATGCAATGCCTGATCGCTAGTTTTTTTAGCGATCAGATTTTACCTCTTTGCTCTCGGCCCTCGTGCACACATCCCGTGGTGGCAGACAATGCATATTGTGTGATGTGTGTTTATGACAGTCTCAGCAGGAGGGGGCCAAATCAATGCATGTCTGCACATTTTTTCATGCAAGGGTAAATGAGTGAGTTTGTTTTGCACTAAACCGTGCAATATAGTTGTTTACCAGATTGGGTAAGAATTTAATTACAACCAAGTTAATGGATTACATCACTGTTACGATGAAAACGGTAGTTAATGGCAAGCTTTAGTTATTGTTGAAACAATGTTTACGTTAACatttaataaagaaatgttatattatatatttaaataattatatttttcatgtGACTGCGTGTATatatgataaatatttaaataacttgatttaaaaaatgtaaatttttaaatattttttaaatactaagtgtatgtgtatatacacacaaacaaaaaaaaattaataattatatatatattaatatttaaataatttactagtgtataatttattaatttatattaatttaaatattttaataattaaatattacatatgcacacacacacacacacacacacacacacacataattaaatgtttatctaTTACATGAATAATTCATGCTATttgctttatacacacacacacacacacacacacacacacacacacacactcaaaatttattaatttatatgtattaattaatattattttccccAAGattgtttgctgttttttttatcaagaaaCAATAGTGTTAACAATAGATAAAAGATAGATATACACTATGTTCTGTTATTCTGTTATTGTTCTGTTAGATAGCAatgtatattcatatttttaatattataatatcgcATGCatatagagagggagagagagacatacaaGCACAAGCGCGCGCACACTcaaaatttaatatttgaatatattttatcattcagaaaatatgatcaaaatgacatgtaaataatttgttaacatttttcaATATTGCATAAAATCACGTTATGAGCCTACATATAATTGACATGCGAAAACCATCATGAAAGTGGTCAAAACTTACAGAGGTAGGCAGCCAGTAAGAAGGTTTTACCTCGTCGTTTAAGATGATCAGCAGATAAACCGGCTTAGCAGGGTTCTAAAGTTGGTATCTGTTTGTCACCTTAAACACTATATTAGGCTAAATGTCAAATCTCTAGGTAATGACTCACCTCTGCATACACGAACAGAGGTAAGACCAGAACAGCCAGCAGCAGATCAGCAACAGCCAAGCTGACGATGAAGTAGTTGGTTGTGGTTTTGAGCGCTTTCTCCGTGCACACGCTCAGACACACGAGCACGTTCCcgcagatgatgatgatgatcaatAATATCCCGAAGACGAGCGCTGGGAAGTTATAGTTGGTGCTGTGGCTGGAGGCGGTGAGGTTGGCTGACATGTCTTCCTCTAGTCATCTGGGAATCCCTTGTTAAAACTGACCGATAAAACCCGTTTCTTCTTCGCCATGATTTGCGTGTTTGTCAAAACTTGGAGAGTTCCGCTTTGGAGCTGCGTCCCGTTATATATATTCTGTCCTACTCACCGCTAAGATCATCGCTGTTCATTCCTCGCTCTTCGACGCGAAAGTTTTCCTTCAGGCTGATCTTCAAACGCTTATTTCCATCCAGAGTCTTAAAGGCGGCTTAGCAAGGACGCATCACTTTGTTACAGTTAGTGAATATGGCTGGATAAAGACAGAGACGAACAGTCCTGATAATCTCGTCCTGTAGACGAGGAGTGGGACATTATCCACGACTGGATGAAGGGTGCAGGTTTAAATCTTAAGCTGCTATATTAAATCACTTATATTAATGTTTTCCCTGATAGCACACGTGCATCACTTAGACGTTTATTTGACGTCtgtatttacatctgcaagacgtaggctttttttttttaagtgtttgctcatctgcaacaCCTCTATAGGAcatttagaagatgtctttaagattaTGAATGTACAGTGTATTGTTATCTTAAATACGTCTATCAGATCTATTCCAGATGAAGAGATCTTTAAGAGACATCTCTcagatgtacgtgtgctatctaCTGATTTTCAGGGAGGTTTACTGTTACCCAGATAGCACACATATGTCTGTTAAACatcgcttcatctggaaagcatttgctgtgtacaaacatctgatagacgtctttaaaacattttacattcatttacatTCATTCCAATTCATAGACATCTTCTATACGTCTTCTCGACATCTGATTGGATGTCCTATTGATGTATTGCAGATTAGCAAACTCTAAAAAAATACGTCTGGCAGATGTCAGATAGACCTCTCCGTTATGTATGTGTTCTATTAGGGTATATTGAATCGCTTATATTTATTGATATCCACTGTGCAAGTAGCTATAGCCTTATGTACATCACAGAGATGTATATTTgacatctgcaagatgtatttttaagagtttGCTCATCAGATGTCGAATAGACATTTAGAAGATGTCTCTAAGATGTTTATGGTTTATAATGAATGTAAAACTGCCATCTTAAAGAcctctatcagatgtttgtacacagcatgctttccagatgaagcgatCTTTAATTAACAGAccttttactgttaaaaataatttctgtTGGACATTTGAATCTGCTTGTACTGTTGCTATCGATGCTTTAATGCAATTTTTGCTCGTGAGCatgaaaatacattaattttaccgGTTGATGAAACATTCATTGTTTTACTCTTTCCTAGTTTTTTTTTCCCACAGGATTTTAAATTAGAACCTAACTATATAATTGCAGTCTGTTAAAGGTGAACTATATGAGTTTACAGAAACAACGTGTATAAATATACTTGGATCAGGCTCGTTTTAGAGGGGCTTTGGCCACTTCTTTAGATCATTTTAGACAGAGTTTTGCATGCCACACAGCAGAATACATATGTCATGCTTGGAGTCCATGTGTGTTCCTCACAAAACAGGGCTTAGACAATGGTTTATGTGTTTGTCCTTTGTAAAATGGTCGATTAAACATCTGTCAAAACAAATTAGTGCTGCTTTCGTTCCGGCTGCTGAATCTCACACAGGTGTCTGTCATGTCTTTTTTGTGTCTGAGGTCCATTCATTAGCCACAGTGGCTCATGCACACCAATTAACAGTGTTTTGGATGATATGATGTTTTCAATGATAAATGCAATTCAGACATTATAATAgtagtatataataataaacacactgattttattttaatagttatatAAAAAAGCGTAAATTAAAATACGCAATATTTTTTCTAGTCATTTTTATTATGACTGGCATGCCTctataatgaaattaaatggctaaattatgTTAAGTGCTTTCATCTGCCCATATTGTCAGCGATAGTCATCCGATATGCAACCAGTGAGAGTGTTGTGTCATAATCTGTTTTGCCATGGATTATCTGTGTAGGTTTCAACTGCATTATAAATCTTTGAGTAATGCTTTGACCTTTCCATGTTGTAAAGACAAATGCAGGAACGTTGACCTTTTACACATAAAAG
It encodes:
- the LOC132133481 gene encoding D(4) dopamine receptor-like, with product MSANLTASSHSTNYNFPALVFGILLIIIIICGNVLVCLSVCTEKALKTTTNYFIVSLAVADLLLAVLVLPLFVYAEFQDGVWSLNMTLCDGLMTMDVMLCTASIFNLCAISIDRFIAVSIPLNYNRKHVDQRQIVLLSATWILASAVASPVMFGVNKVPNRDHSECKLEDNNYVVYSSVCSFFMPCPIMLVLYCGMFRGLRNWEEARKAKLRSSMKACRKLQEAASSLQPLSGLPPVIKKDLSDSTLEELEQEPDSPDPVCMLAYPGGNYHEHRNQNRQKKRAKINGRERKAMRVLPVVVGAFLFCWTPFFVVHTMRAVCEDCYIPSSVTSIVTWLGYVNSALNPVIYTIFNTEFRKFFRKFLPTLPNCC